A genomic window from Thunnus thynnus chromosome 12, fThuThy2.1, whole genome shotgun sequence includes:
- the odr4 gene encoding protein odr-4 homolog, with protein sequence MGRGYIVDDAVEGYLSKLCEQQAGPVTGLLIGQSSTQRDFVVMATRTPQREESTAAAGNSFDKEWVTEHARQVSRMLPGGLSVLGAFIISDTDAKDTLTSLRQLVFAVENLISSERLWNPADDDVTECVTLHVNPKTRKTVCRTFDVKDPKSMAKPADWKYQSDVCSSWIMVSCCLNVDMLVPLPDNRTSTENMDKCLKEGLKVWAQQIESGVCLIDGKKLPEDTELTAGQKRNVRQSYTTQLLITPDEQRLTDVVQRCGGSVSVKGAIHCRTYLHSNKPKAKLAEKLLKRDVVSTVATRVQMVLEELLTSEEESKGSSRDKQQTEQFCLPRRIFCPVKVSGPVCVCDYQFSDEGLSEVTDRLKEMLDIDAVEQDLDTRQEITAEIIESSVAAEPTVETTVEVLEPKRNNYIGVAMATAVALLATAASMLYLNDV encoded by the exons ATGGGTCGTGGCTATATAGTGGATGATGCTGTGGAGGGATATCTTTCCAAACTCTGTGAACAACAAGCAGGTCCAGTCACAGGTCTGCTTATTGGACAG AGCTCAACTCAAAGGgattttgttgtcatggcaactcGGACGCCTCAAAGGGAGGAGTCCACCGCAGCGGCTGGAAACTCTTTCGACAAAGAGTGGGTCACTGAGCATGCTCGACAG GTTTCCAGGATGCTGCCTGGAGGCCTGTCTGTATTGGGAGCCTTCATCATCAGTGACACTGATGCCAAGGACACACTAACCTCACTTCGTCAG CTGGTTTTTGCAGTCGAGAACCTGATCTCCTCTGAGCGTCTGTGGAACCCTGccgatgatgatgtcacagagtgCGTCACGCTGCACGTCAACCCCAAAACCAGAAA AACAGTCTGCAGAACCTTTGATGTCAAAGACCCCAAG AGTATGGCCAAGCCTGCTGATTGGAAGTACCAGTCGGATGTGTGTTCCTCCTGGATCATGGTGTCATGTTGTCTAAATGTGGACATGTTGGTTCCGCTGCCGGACAACAGAACCAGTACAGAAAACATGGATAAATGTCTTAAg GAGGGACTGAAAGTTTGGGCACAGCAGATTGAAAGTGGAGTTTGTCTGATTGATGGAAAAAAGCTGCCAGAGGACACAGAGCTCACAGCAGGACAG AAGAGGAATGTGAGACAGTCATACACAACTCAGCTGCTCATCACACCG GATGAACAGAGGTTAACAGATGTGGTCCAGAGGTGTGGAGgcagtgtgtcagttaaagGAGCGATCCACTGCAGAACTTACCTGCACAGCAACAAACCAAAGGCCAAACTGGCTGAGAAG CTGCTGAAGAGGGATGTGGTTTCTACGGTGGCCACAAGGGTTCAGATGGtgctggaggagctgctgacATCGGAAGAGGAGAGCAaaggcagcagcagagacaaacaacagacag aGCAATTCTGCCTCCCTCGTCGTATCTTTTGTCCCGTAAAAGTGAGCGGgccagtgtgcgtgtgtgactACCAGTTCAGTGATGAGGGCCTGTCCGAGGTGACTGACAGGCTGAAAGAGATGCTGGACATTGATGCAGTCGAGCAAGATTTGGATACCAGGCAGGAAATAACTGCTGAAATCATAGAGAGCAGTGTTGCAGCAG AGCCCACTGTGGAAACAACTGTGGAAGTTCTGGAGCCCAAGAGAAACAACTACATAG gtgttgccatggctacTGCTGTAGCCCTACTTGCCACTGCTGCCTCAATGCTCTATCTCAACGACGtttga